In Synechococcus sp. A18-25c, a single window of DNA contains:
- a CDS encoding NADH-quinone oxidoreductase subunit M: protein MMLTILLLIPFLGALLISVLPSEGSSERVRTLSVITLVAQCVLSFALLLPFSAVEPGMQMLETLPWLPQVGLEFSLALDGLSLPLVLMNGVLCLVATLASRSISNRPRLYFALLLVISGAVNGAFLAQNLLLFFLFYELELIPLWLLIAIWGGANRAYASTKFLIVTAVSGVLILGAFLGIALVTGTVDFGIRPILNAQMGMTSQLVLMGALLIGFGIKIPLFPFHTWLPDAHTEASTPVSVLLAGVLLKLGTYGLLRFCLGLFPEAWSVAAPWLAGWAAVSVLYGSLAAIAQTDMKRMVAYSSVGHMGYVLLAAAAATPLGLMGALFQMVSHGLISAVLFLAVGVVYERTGTRDLNVLRGLLNPQRGLPLTGTLMIIGVMASAGIPGMAGFISEFLVFKGSFELFPVATLLSMVGSGLTAVYFLLLVNRAFFGRLAVAPGANPNPSILTQVSLGQQMPALTMSVLILILGVAPNLLVGLSQTATTQLSELATLLQPGGLT, encoded by the coding sequence ATCATGCTGACGATTCTTCTTCTCATCCCTTTCCTTGGAGCACTGCTGATCAGTGTTCTCCCCTCCGAAGGTAGCTCCGAGCGCGTCCGCACTTTGAGTGTGATCACGCTGGTGGCTCAATGCGTGCTGAGCTTCGCATTGCTGCTTCCTTTTAGTGCCGTCGAGCCAGGCATGCAGATGCTGGAGACACTGCCGTGGTTGCCCCAGGTCGGTCTTGAATTCAGCCTCGCTCTTGATGGGCTGTCGCTTCCCCTAGTGCTCATGAATGGGGTGCTCTGTCTGGTAGCCACCCTCGCTTCCCGCTCGATCAGCAATCGCCCCCGTCTTTATTTCGCTTTGCTGCTAGTGATCAGCGGAGCCGTGAATGGAGCCTTCCTTGCCCAGAACCTGCTGCTCTTCTTCCTTTTCTACGAACTGGAGCTAATTCCCCTCTGGTTGCTGATCGCCATCTGGGGTGGTGCGAACCGTGCCTATGCGTCCACCAAATTTCTGATCGTCACCGCCGTGTCCGGTGTGCTGATTCTGGGAGCCTTCCTGGGCATTGCTCTGGTAACCGGAACGGTTGATTTCGGCATCCGGCCGATTCTGAATGCCCAGATGGGGATGACGAGCCAGTTGGTGCTGATGGGGGCTCTCCTCATCGGCTTCGGCATCAAAATTCCACTTTTTCCCTTCCACACTTGGCTTCCGGATGCGCACACCGAAGCCAGTACGCCTGTGTCGGTGCTTCTCGCCGGCGTTCTGCTCAAGCTGGGCACCTATGGACTGCTGCGTTTCTGTTTGGGGCTTTTCCCTGAGGCCTGGTCCGTCGCTGCCCCGTGGTTGGCAGGCTGGGCGGCGGTTTCTGTGCTGTATGGCTCGCTTGCCGCCATCGCCCAGACCGACATGAAACGCATGGTGGCCTACAGCTCCGTGGGCCACATGGGATACGTGCTTCTGGCTGCGGCTGCGGCCACACCCCTTGGACTGATGGGTGCGTTGTTCCAGATGGTGAGTCACGGCCTCATTTCGGCCGTTCTTTTCCTTGCGGTTGGTGTGGTTTACGAGCGCACAGGAACCCGCGATCTCAATGTGCTGAGGGGTCTTCTCAATCCTCAGCGCGGTCTGCCATTGACAGGAACACTGATGATCATCGGTGTGATGGCCAGTGCGGGCATTCCCGGCATGGCCGGCTTCATTTCTGAGTTTCTGGTGTTCAAGGGCAGTTTCGAACTCTTCCCAGTGGCCACGCTTCTGTCCATGGTGGGATCAGGATTGACAGCCGTTTACTTCCTGCTGCTCGTGAACAGGGCCTTCTTCGGACGACTCGCGGTTGCACCGGGTGCGAATCCCAATCCATCCATTCTCACGCAGGTGTCCCTAGGGCAGCAGATGCCCGCGCTCACCATGTCCGTGTTGATCCTGATCTTGGGCGTTGCACCCAATCTTCTGGTGGGTCTGAGCCAGACGGCCACCACTCAGCTCAGTGAACTCGCCACACTGCTTCAACCCGGAGGGCTCACATGA
- a CDS encoding CO2 hydration protein encodes MTTTERPQAIDVSLPDQEELIRRLLSDSPLLADTSDHLLQVVNVLESYGVVLDAYSRNLVYQGKTQLLNPFPVMRFFHEGFSFGRLWEHLKGDRINFEYAEYCQKAMFWHGTGGMDAYFDSESFQDACRRVIALRSRRDPLLRLVNTVYPGFAPEAIRSMTTIYALGLFWRVMSDIFIDLARRYRIGEVACVLDVVHHIRDGLVKAAGSPIEYAVEVGGESVWLLPPEAGLTFLVDVAVPYVEAVFFRGMPFLGTVSYNAQARQIAADQSQFKYGALYADPVPSMGAGIPPSLCMSDMFRNLPEELSRWYDTHGRSQADAHVQICVSFQKSMFCVTNAAIAGTMPHPLTTEDPEQQAANHAYASSWSERLMGCQRVALLPG; translated from the coding sequence ATGACGACCACCGAACGACCCCAGGCTATCGACGTCAGCCTTCCTGATCAGGAGGAGTTGATCCGACGTTTGCTGTCTGACAGCCCTTTGCTGGCCGATACATCTGACCACCTGCTCCAGGTGGTGAACGTGCTGGAGAGTTATGGCGTTGTTCTCGATGCCTACAGCAGAAATCTTGTTTATCAGGGCAAAACCCAGCTGCTGAACCCTTTCCCGGTGATGCGCTTCTTCCATGAAGGGTTTTCCTTCGGGCGTCTCTGGGAGCACCTCAAGGGTGATCGCATCAATTTCGAGTACGCCGAGTACTGCCAGAAGGCCATGTTCTGGCATGGCACCGGTGGTATGGATGCCTATTTCGATTCAGAGTCTTTTCAGGACGCCTGTCGTCGGGTGATTGCGCTTCGTTCCCGCAGAGACCCATTGCTGCGCCTCGTCAACACGGTTTATCCAGGTTTTGCACCTGAGGCGATCCGGTCGATGACCACCATTTATGCCCTCGGGCTGTTCTGGCGGGTGATGAGTGACATCTTCATCGATCTGGCGCGCCGCTACCGCATCGGCGAAGTTGCCTGTGTGCTGGATGTGGTGCATCACATCCGGGATGGCCTCGTGAAGGCAGCCGGGAGCCCGATTGAGTACGCAGTGGAGGTTGGCGGTGAGTCCGTCTGGCTGCTTCCTCCTGAAGCAGGTCTCACCTTCCTGGTGGATGTGGCTGTGCCCTACGTGGAGGCCGTGTTCTTCCGCGGCATGCCCTTCCTGGGAACGGTGTCGTACAACGCCCAGGCTCGTCAGATCGCAGCTGATCAGAGTCAGTTCAAGTACGGAGCGCTGTACGCCGATCCCGTGCCAAGCATGGGTGCTGGCATCCCGCCGAGCCTTTGCATGTCGGATATGTTCAGGAATCTGCCCGAGGAACTCAGCCGTTGGTACGACACTCACGGTCGCAGCCAGGCGGATGCGCATGTGCAGATCTGCGTCAGTTTCCAGAAGTCGATGTTCTGCGTTACAAATGCAGCAATCGCAGGCACGATGCCTCATCCCCTCACCACTGAAGATCCAGAACAGCAGGCCGCCAACCACGCCTACGCCTCGAGCTGGTCAGAACGATTGATGGGATGTCAGCGCGTGGCTTTGTTGCCAGGCTGA
- a CDS encoding 4a-hydroxytetrahydrobiopterin dehydratase, translating to MDQWHERKRPVCLERRYEFETYDATRDFLDKLGDHSETTQRFPDISFGRTYVNITIRPDDDATDASLSEADRALASEIDALLG from the coding sequence GTGGATCAGTGGCATGAACGCAAACGTCCTGTCTGTCTCGAGCGGCGCTACGAATTCGAGACCTATGACGCCACCCGGGATTTCTTGGACAAGCTTGGTGATCACAGCGAAACCACCCAGCGCTTCCCGGACATCAGCTTCGGCCGCACCTACGTGAATATCACCATCAGGCCTGATGATGATGCCACTGACGCTTCGTTAAGTGAGGCAGATCGAGCATTGGCTTCCGAGATCGATGCACTCCTTGGTTGA
- the cbbX gene encoding CbbX protein: MHSLVDLDAAYATSGVGDVLAQLDRELIGLKPVKTRIREIAALLLVDQARQQLDLSSTAPSLHMSFTGHPGTGKTTVAQKMSQILHRLGYLRKGHVVTATRDDLVGQYVGHTAPKTKDMLKRAQGGVLFIDEAYYLYKPSNERDYGAEAIEILLQEMERSRQDLVVIFAGYKDRMMDFYRSNPGLSSRVAHHIDFPDYSEVELMAIAQLLLKQQDYQFSDEAMLAFQGYISRRKTLPFFANARSIRNAIERLRLRHANRLFSTRTQLLDRDALSTIEASDVRSSRVFQGVVEGADPAEPLTT, translated from the coding sequence ATGCACTCCTTGGTTGATCTGGACGCGGCGTATGCCACCTCTGGTGTTGGGGACGTCCTCGCTCAGCTCGATCGTGAATTGATCGGTTTAAAGCCAGTGAAAACGCGCATTCGTGAGATTGCTGCTCTGCTGCTGGTGGACCAGGCCCGTCAACAGCTGGATCTCTCCAGCACGGCCCCGAGCCTACACATGTCATTCACTGGACATCCTGGAACTGGCAAAACCACTGTCGCCCAGAAGATGTCGCAGATTTTGCATCGCCTCGGTTACCTCCGTAAGGGGCATGTGGTGACTGCCACACGGGATGACCTTGTGGGGCAGTACGTGGGCCATACCGCTCCGAAGACCAAGGACATGCTCAAGCGAGCGCAAGGGGGTGTGTTGTTCATTGATGAGGCGTATTACCTCTATAAGCCTTCGAATGAACGGGATTATGGGGCAGAGGCAATTGAGATTCTTCTCCAGGAAATGGAGCGAAGCCGTCAAGATCTTGTGGTGATCTTTGCTGGTTATAAAGATCGAATGATGGATTTTTATCGGTCAAATCCAGGTCTTTCATCACGTGTGGCCCACCACATTGATTTTCCTGATTACAGCGAAGTCGAGCTGATGGCGATTGCTCAGTTATTGCTTAAGCAGCAGGACTATCAGTTCAGCGATGAAGCCATGTTGGCCTTCCAGGGTTACATCAGTCGGCGTAAGACATTGCCCTTTTTCGCTAATGCCCGTTCGATTCGGAATGCGATTGAGCGTCTCCGGCTTCGTCACGCCAACCGTCTATTTTCCACGAGAACACAACTGCTTGACCGTGACGCTCTGAGCACCATCGAGGCCTCGGATGTTCGATCGAGTCGTGTGTTTCAAGGGGTTGTGGAGGGTGCGGATCCCGCTGAGCCCCTCACCACTTGA
- a CDS encoding DUF3136 domain-containing protein, with protein sequence MPQAKLTIGELEAGYPLYCKALRRLLKEGRAVKEIEKTVCWGHLETLNRCLPGRYKAPSYLMALIRRDLEQPSDK encoded by the coding sequence ATGCCCCAGGCGAAGCTGACCATCGGTGAACTGGAAGCCGGTTACCCGTTGTATTGCAAGGCATTACGACGACTCCTTAAGGAGGGACGTGCGGTCAAAGAGATCGAAAAGACCGTGTGCTGGGGACACCTGGAAACGCTGAACCGTTGCCTTCCCGGTCGTTACAAGGCACCTTCTTATCTCATGGCTTTGATCCGTCGGGATCTGGAGCAGCCCAGCGACAAATAG
- a CDS encoding RidA family protein — translation MTTIVHQAVTTTDAPAPVGPYNQAVQAGGWLYCSGQIPLDPASGEMVGHGDVEAETRQVLRNLKAVLSAAGTDASKVVRTTVYLVDLADFQAVNAIYAEMFGEGISPARACVQVAALPKGSKVEIDCIAWLG, via the coding sequence ATGACCACCATCGTCCATCAGGCCGTCACCACTACGGATGCCCCGGCTCCGGTGGGGCCTTACAACCAGGCCGTACAGGCGGGTGGCTGGCTGTATTGCTCGGGTCAGATTCCCCTGGACCCAGCCAGTGGAGAAATGGTTGGTCATGGCGATGTGGAAGCCGAAACCCGACAAGTGCTTCGCAATCTCAAGGCCGTGCTGAGTGCGGCCGGCACCGATGCATCCAAAGTTGTGAGGACCACGGTTTACCTGGTGGACCTCGCCGACTTCCAGGCCGTGAATGCGATTTACGCCGAGATGTTTGGCGAAGGTATCAGTCCAGCTCGCGCCTGCGTTCAGGTGGCCGCCCTGCCGAAAGGATCCAAGGTTGAGATCGACTGCATCGCCTGGCTCGGCTGA
- a CDS encoding ABC transporter ATP-binding protein, whose translation MEACPVEIEGLWHSYSASGADWTLQGIDLRLQRGELVGLLGPSGCGKTTLLRLIAGFEQPSRGSVRLHGQVVANPQRSLAPERRGVGMVFQDYALFPHLNAWQNTCFGLRPGQDTSRASWLLELLGLKQFKSRYPHELSGGQRQRLALARALAPSPSVVLLDEPFSNLDVEVRLRLRSELPAVLSACGASGVLVTHDPEEAMAICSRVAVLRDGHLHQCASPRELFDSPATPFVGSFVLQRNVLPVWVDAAEGCLRCPLGDLERPRDLDGASLPEEATVLVAPESISLQEDSSGEACVMGREFLGHSWLYRVQTGDRQLRLLRPLAEDYARGQQCRLQLKPGSSVLLHPQRLALLTRASSTVEG comes from the coding sequence ATGGAGGCCTGTCCAGTCGAAATCGAGGGCCTCTGGCACAGCTACAGCGCCTCTGGCGCTGACTGGACGCTGCAAGGGATCGATCTCCGCCTGCAACGCGGCGAACTCGTGGGATTACTGGGACCCTCCGGTTGTGGAAAGACCACCCTGCTACGACTGATTGCCGGGTTTGAGCAGCCCAGCCGAGGTTCTGTCCGTCTGCATGGGCAGGTCGTGGCCAATCCCCAACGGTCGCTGGCGCCAGAACGGCGTGGTGTGGGCATGGTGTTTCAGGACTATGCGTTGTTCCCGCACCTCAACGCCTGGCAGAACACCTGTTTTGGGTTGCGGCCCGGTCAGGACACCTCACGGGCGTCGTGGTTGCTGGAGCTTCTGGGACTGAAGCAGTTCAAATCGCGGTATCCCCATGAGCTCTCCGGCGGGCAGCGTCAGCGGCTTGCTCTGGCCAGGGCGCTTGCGCCATCGCCTTCAGTGGTCCTTCTGGACGAGCCCTTCTCCAATCTCGATGTGGAGGTGCGTCTGCGCTTGCGCAGTGAACTGCCGGCCGTGCTCAGTGCTTGCGGGGCAAGTGGTGTGCTGGTGACCCATGACCCCGAGGAGGCCATGGCGATTTGCAGCCGTGTGGCGGTGTTGCGGGATGGGCACCTTCACCAGTGCGCCAGCCCACGCGAGTTGTTCGATTCGCCTGCCACACCCTTTGTGGGAAGTTTTGTGCTGCAGCGCAATGTGTTGCCCGTCTGGGTGGATGCCGCAGAGGGTTGCCTCCGTTGCCCCTTGGGAGATCTGGAAAGGCCCCGGGATCTCGATGGGGCTTCACTTCCCGAGGAGGCAACGGTGCTTGTGGCTCCTGAATCGATCTCGCTGCAGGAAGACTCCAGCGGGGAAGCCTGCGTGATGGGCAGAGAGTTCCTGGGTCACAGCTGGCTTTACCGGGTGCAAACCGGCGACCGACAACTGCGTCTTCTCCGCCCACTTGCGGAGGATTACGCGCGTGGTCAACAGTGCCGTTTGCAGCTTAAACCTGGGTCCTCGGTTCTGCTTCATCCCCAGCGCTTGGCCCTGCTGACTCGCGCCAGCTCAACAGTGGAGGGGTGA
- the gloB gene encoding hydroxyacylglutathione hydrolase: protein MGQSVQSDGIFPLPVLQDNVIWIWVQNRKAVVVDPAIAKPVINWLRHRDLSLEAILQTHHHADHIGGTPELLEHWPQASVVAAAADLERIPFQTMSVKAGMLLNLLGQPVQVIDVKAHTRAHLAFVLPEGASPSDPTPALFCGDTLFAGGCGRLFEGSAEDMHLALGRLDRLPGSTRVHCAHEYTEGNLRWAHALRPGNEAIAKRLAAVTDQRSRGELTLPSTMDRERDTNLFLQAGSAEELAELRSHKDSWRG, encoded by the coding sequence ATGGGCCAATCCGTTCAGAGCGACGGGATCTTCCCTCTGCCGGTCCTCCAAGACAACGTGATCTGGATCTGGGTCCAAAACCGGAAGGCCGTGGTCGTCGACCCTGCCATCGCAAAACCCGTGATCAATTGGCTTCGCCATCGCGACCTGTCTTTGGAGGCCATTCTTCAGACCCACCATCACGCTGATCACATCGGCGGCACGCCGGAGCTACTCGAGCACTGGCCTCAAGCGAGCGTGGTCGCCGCTGCGGCTGACCTGGAGAGGATTCCCTTTCAGACCATGTCCGTGAAGGCGGGGATGCTGCTGAATCTGCTGGGGCAACCCGTGCAGGTGATCGACGTGAAGGCCCACACCCGTGCCCACCTGGCCTTCGTGCTCCCCGAGGGGGCTTCACCTTCAGATCCAACGCCGGCGCTGTTCTGCGGGGACACGCTGTTCGCGGGTGGTTGCGGACGGCTGTTCGAAGGATCAGCCGAGGACATGCATTTGGCTCTGGGTCGTCTCGACAGGCTTCCAGGGAGCACCCGGGTGCACTGCGCCCACGAATACACGGAGGGGAACCTGCGCTGGGCTCACGCCCTCAGGCCTGGCAACGAGGCCATTGCCAAACGGCTTGCAGCGGTCACAGATCAGCGCAGCCGAGGTGAACTGACGCTGCCCAGCACGATGGACAGGGAACGCGACACCAACCTGTTCCTTCAGGCTGGTTCTGCAGAAGAACTGGCTGAGCTGCGATCCCACAAGGACAGCTGGCGCGGCTGA
- the hisG gene encoding ATP phosphoribosyltransferase: MITVALAKGALLCDSVDRFKAAGLDFSAVLDPDNRQLMVPSVCGRARALLVRNGDVPVYVAYGQAQLGVVGYDVLREHQMPVAHLADLGFGGCRMSVAVKSSSGYQRVTDLPPHCRVASKFTRCARQYFDSIDLPVELVHLSGSVELGPITGIAEAIVDLVATGRTLKDNGLVAIEDLFHTTARLVGHPLSLRLDQGELQQIITAMDAPRSTPVGAA, translated from the coding sequence ATGATCACCGTTGCACTGGCCAAGGGAGCGCTGCTATGCGACTCCGTGGACCGTTTCAAAGCAGCGGGGCTGGATTTTTCAGCGGTGCTGGACCCTGATAACCGTCAGTTGATGGTTCCATCCGTTTGCGGTCGAGCCAGGGCTCTGTTGGTTCGCAACGGTGACGTGCCTGTCTATGTCGCTTACGGCCAGGCGCAGCTCGGCGTGGTCGGTTACGACGTGCTGCGGGAGCATCAGATGCCTGTCGCTCACTTAGCCGATCTCGGGTTTGGCGGTTGCCGCATGTCCGTGGCTGTGAAATCCAGCAGCGGTTATCAGCGCGTAACGGATCTGCCCCCTCATTGCCGCGTGGCCAGCAAGTTCACCCGTTGTGCCAGGCAGTATTTCGACTCCATTGATCTCCCTGTCGAGCTGGTGCACCTGTCGGGCTCGGTTGAGTTAGGTCCGATCACCGGCATCGCCGAAGCGATTGTGGATCTGGTGGCTACCGGTCGCACCCTCAAAGACAATGGTCTCGTCGCGATTGAGGATCTCTTCCACACCACTGCGCGGTTGGTGGGGCATCCCCTGTCTTTGCGCCTCGATCAGGGAGAGCTTCAGCAGATCATCACGGCCATGGATGCGCCAAGGTCCACTCCGGTGGGCGCAGCCTGA
- a CDS encoding ABC transporter ATP-binding protein encodes MAGSDLKRIRRLGRYLGQDRRRLLLTLTLLVPQAFSVAVQPLLIGQAISILRTGTGATNEAVLPLLQPLDSTLALRLIVAAMLIAVLLRFALQRVQLSNNQYLGQRLTARIRRDLFSHAMDLSLRYHDRMPVGKLLTRLTSDVDALAEVFASGAVGVLTDLVTLTVIAVTMLLVEWRLGLLLLVSQVPVTLVILWLQRRYRKANYRVREELSQLNADFQENLQGLDVVQMFRREVFNGERFNRTGRAYREAVTGTILFDSSISAFLEWVALGAVAVVLALGGWMVTAGAMGLGTLTTFILYSQRLFDPLRQMAERFTQIQGGLTAVERIGELLEEPLEIRDLSGDVASDAPDGISRPLQVMPSTRGEVIFEGVHFAYRPDEPILQDLSFRIAPGEHVALVGPTGSGKTTVIRLLCRLYEPQQGRILLDGRDIRTLPLAELRRQLGVVLQDTFLFSGTVADNLRLDREIDDRRLREICRDLGLSDLLDRLPQGLETELRERGGNLSSGERQLLAVARVAIRNPNVLVMDEATAFMDPSTEATLQRDLDRLLERRTAVVIAHRLATVEAADRILVLRRGRLIEQGTHRQLRAQGGLYAELAELQERGLARL; translated from the coding sequence ATGGCCGGTTCGGATCTCAAACGCATCCGCCGTCTGGGTCGCTATCTCGGGCAGGACCGTCGTCGATTGCTGCTGACCCTGACGCTGTTGGTCCCCCAGGCTTTTTCCGTTGCTGTCCAGCCGCTGCTCATCGGTCAGGCCATCTCGATTCTTCGCACCGGGACCGGTGCCACCAACGAAGCCGTGCTGCCGCTCCTCCAGCCGCTCGACAGCACGCTGGCCTTGAGACTGATCGTCGCTGCAATGCTGATCGCAGTGCTGCTGCGTTTCGCCCTTCAGAGGGTTCAGCTCTCCAACAATCAGTACCTGGGTCAGCGACTCACGGCCAGGATCCGCCGGGACCTGTTCTCCCACGCGATGGATCTTTCGCTCAGGTATCACGACCGCATGCCTGTTGGAAAGCTGCTGACGCGTCTCACCAGCGATGTGGATGCTTTGGCTGAGGTCTTCGCCAGCGGAGCTGTTGGTGTGCTCACCGACCTGGTCACGCTCACGGTGATCGCCGTCACCATGCTTCTGGTCGAGTGGCGGTTGGGATTGCTGCTTCTGGTGTCACAGGTGCCTGTGACCCTGGTGATCCTCTGGTTACAACGGCGGTATCGCAAGGCCAATTACCGGGTCCGCGAGGAGTTGTCTCAGCTCAATGCTGACTTTCAGGAAAACCTGCAGGGTTTGGATGTCGTCCAGATGTTCCGGCGTGAGGTTTTCAATGGTGAGCGCTTCAACCGAACGGGTCGTGCTTATCGGGAAGCGGTCACTGGAACGATCCTGTTCGACAGCAGCATTTCTGCCTTCCTGGAATGGGTGGCGCTCGGAGCCGTTGCTGTGGTGCTGGCTCTTGGGGGATGGATGGTGACCGCCGGCGCGATGGGTCTTGGAACACTCACCACCTTCATCCTTTATTCACAGCGTCTGTTTGACCCTCTGCGCCAGATGGCTGAGCGCTTCACACAGATTCAGGGCGGACTGACCGCTGTGGAGCGGATCGGAGAACTGCTGGAGGAACCACTGGAGATCCGTGATCTCTCTGGTGATGTCGCCTCGGACGCCCCCGATGGCATATCCAGGCCCTTGCAGGTGATGCCCTCAACCCGTGGTGAAGTGATTTTTGAAGGTGTGCATTTTGCCTATCGCCCTGATGAGCCAATCCTTCAGGACCTCAGCTTCCGCATCGCACCCGGAGAGCATGTGGCCTTGGTCGGCCCCACCGGTTCCGGCAAGACCACTGTCATTCGTTTGCTGTGTCGCCTGTATGAGCCCCAACAGGGACGAATCCTGCTGGATGGTCGTGACATTCGCACTCTGCCGCTTGCCGAGCTGCGCCGTCAGTTGGGTGTGGTTCTTCAGGACACCTTCTTATTCAGTGGCACTGTTGCTGACAATCTCCGTTTGGACCGTGAGATCGATGATCGGCGGCTGCGTGAGATCTGCAGGGATCTGGGCTTAAGCGACCTGCTCGATCGCTTGCCTCAGGGGCTAGAGACGGAACTGCGGGAACGGGGTGGCAACCTCAGCTCCGGTGAGCGTCAGCTTCTGGCTGTGGCAAGGGTCGCGATCCGCAACCCCAATGTTCTGGTCATGGATGAGGCCACAGCCTTCATGGACCCGTCCACCGAAGCCACCCTGCAGCGGGATCTCGATCGGCTGCTCGAGCGGCGCACGGCTGTGGTGATTGCCCACCGCCTGGCCACGGTGGAAGCGGCTGATCGGATTCTGGTGCTGCGTCGTGGTCGCCTGATCGAGCAGGGCACCCATCGTCAGCTTCGTGCCCAGGGCGGTCTCTATGCCGAACTGGCCGAACTTCAGGAGCGGGGATTGGCGCGGCTCTGA
- a CDS encoding alpha/beta fold hydrolase, translating into MTADYLLIAVHGWLLSRHVWAPFAAGWARQHPEIELWCPDLPGFGDAPRPSGLLPNLASYGRWLAEASIHRAQGRPFVLMGHSLGGSVVLHAEAELRRQQRSNLCGVVQLAAGGGIYQPRPFRRLRSLGNLILQLRPDGLGRWPAPIGSLGPFKAEHRAARGLLVNSTCRGAVRELPGLVAELGVNNLWISGDKDQVMEPGYVRHLAAYSPNHDYREISSCGHLVMREQPDQLRRVLFEWMADQSRANPRS; encoded by the coding sequence ATGACTGCCGACTACCTGTTGATCGCTGTCCACGGCTGGCTTCTCAGCAGGCATGTCTGGGCACCGTTCGCCGCAGGCTGGGCTCGGCAGCATCCGGAGATTGAGCTTTGGTGCCCGGACCTGCCCGGATTCGGCGATGCACCCAGGCCCTCTGGCTTGCTGCCGAACCTGGCGAGCTATGGACGCTGGCTGGCTGAAGCATCGATCCACAGAGCGCAGGGACGTCCATTCGTGCTGATGGGGCATTCCCTCGGCGGCAGTGTGGTGCTGCATGCCGAAGCGGAATTGCGCCGTCAACAACGGTCGAATCTCTGCGGGGTAGTGCAGCTGGCAGCTGGAGGTGGCATTTATCAACCAAGACCGTTTCGTCGACTGCGCAGCCTTGGCAATCTGATCCTTCAGCTGCGTCCTGATGGCTTGGGCCGATGGCCGGCGCCGATTGGTTCTCTGGGTCCATTCAAGGCGGAACATCGGGCCGCCCGAGGCCTGCTCGTGAACAGCACCTGCCGCGGTGCGGTACGCGAACTGCCTGGTCTAGTGGCCGAGCTTGGCGTTAACAATCTCTGGATCAGCGGTGACAAGGATCAGGTCATGGAACCCGGCTATGTCCGGCATTTGGCGGCTTACAGCCCAAACCACGATTACCGGGAGATCAGCTCCTGCGGCCACTTGGTGATGCGAGAGCAACCGGACCAGCTCAGGAGAGTGCTATTCGAATGGATGGCCGATCAGAGCCGCGCCAATCCCCGCTCCTGA
- a CDS encoding GNAT family N-acetyltransferase encodes MTDHSSLTPEILQAMYGDQAKLCASPSDQLTLVFSQHRPFDLVELEQLLEAVGWSRRPVRRVRKALDHSLLRVGLWRHDLRVPRLVGFARCTGDGVLEATIWDVAVHPLYQGSGLGSQLMDYILDALRVLGTERATLFADPGVLPFYKRLGWDLEPGGHRCGFWYAN; translated from the coding sequence GTGACCGACCACTCCTCCCTGACTCCAGAGATCCTGCAGGCGATGTACGGCGATCAGGCGAAGCTGTGTGCGTCACCCAGCGACCAATTGACGTTGGTGTTCAGCCAGCACCGCCCCTTTGATCTGGTGGAGCTCGAGCAGCTGTTGGAGGCGGTGGGATGGAGCCGTCGCCCTGTGCGGCGCGTGCGCAAGGCCTTGGACCACAGCCTGCTGAGGGTTGGCCTGTGGAGGCATGATCTAAGGGTTCCCCGCTTGGTGGGCTTTGCCCGCTGCACCGGTGATGGTGTGCTGGAGGCCACGATCTGGGATGTGGCTGTTCATCCGCTGTATCAAGGCTCTGGACTCGGCAGCCAGCTGATGGACTACATCTTGGACGCCTTGCGCGTGCTTGGCACCGAGCGGGCCACGCTGTTCGCGGATCCTGGTGTCTTGCCGTTCTACAAGCGTCTGGGATGGGATTTGGAACCCGGTGGTCACCGCTGCGGCTTCTGGTACGCCAACTGA